From Denitrovibrio acetiphilus DSM 12809, the proteins below share one genomic window:
- a CDS encoding sensor domain-containing diguanylate cyclase, with amino-acid sequence MGTLLTVGFLITNLISYYAAKNTMRDSIINTSLPLTRDNIYSEIQRDIMLPVYVASLMANDTFLKDWVINGEEDLSTIQKYLREIKFKYHLFTSFYVSEKTKHYYYYGGLLKTLSKNDSHDKWYDEFISQHVPYELVVDTNQAANNALTIFINHRVYDYEHNLLGVTGVGLDLERITNLLSAYRVKYNRDIYLVDQEGLIKAHSDKELVEAANIRLMPGIKDIAHSVLNISQHSEDFEYNRHREHILLTKRYIPELRWFLLVEQSQDKAIANIWYNFIKSTILGLLVTAIVVFIIMSSVNYYNRRLERLAITDELTGSYNRREFSRIYDKAVQWYKKNEEPFSVILVDIDNFKIINDAKGHAAGDSVIKAVTRICKNSIRGNDLIARWGGDEFIMLIYGDSNTASTIAERIQRYMSQDEELLTITSDIDDITLSIGISEYTVTDSEDSITIRADKALYSAKESGRNKVIITQSPQKY; translated from the coding sequence GTGGGAACTCTTCTTACTGTCGGCTTTCTGATTACTAACCTGATCAGCTATTACGCTGCCAAAAATACCATGAGAGACAGCATCATCAATACCTCACTCCCCCTCACCAGAGACAATATTTACTCTGAAATACAGAGAGACATAATGCTTCCGGTTTATGTTGCCTCGCTGATGGCTAATGATACTTTCCTGAAAGACTGGGTTATCAACGGAGAAGAGGACTTATCCACTATTCAAAAATACCTCAGAGAGATAAAGTTTAAATATCACCTTTTCACATCTTTTTACGTATCTGAAAAAACAAAACACTACTACTATTATGGCGGACTGCTTAAAACTCTGTCCAAAAACGACAGCCACGACAAATGGTATGATGAATTTATCTCACAACATGTCCCTTATGAGCTGGTAGTAGACACGAATCAGGCGGCAAATAACGCACTTACTATTTTTATCAACCACAGGGTTTACGACTATGAACATAACCTTCTCGGAGTTACAGGGGTCGGACTTGACCTTGAACGCATAACAAATCTCCTGTCAGCCTACAGAGTCAAATATAACAGAGACATCTATCTGGTTGATCAGGAAGGTCTGATAAAAGCTCATTCAGATAAGGAACTTGTTGAAGCTGCAAACATTCGCCTCATGCCAGGCATTAAAGATATTGCACACTCAGTCCTGAATATCTCACAGCACTCCGAAGACTTTGAATATAACAGACATAGAGAACACATCCTTCTTACCAAAAGATATATCCCTGAGCTTAGATGGTTTCTGCTGGTTGAACAAAGCCAGGACAAGGCCATAGCCAACATCTGGTATAATTTTATTAAAAGCACTATTCTGGGGCTTCTCGTAACAGCTATTGTAGTATTCATAATTATGTCCTCCGTGAACTACTATAACAGACGCTTAGAAAGACTGGCGATAACAGATGAGCTAACAGGCAGCTATAACAGAAGAGAGTTCTCCCGCATATACGACAAAGCGGTTCAGTGGTACAAAAAGAATGAGGAACCATTTTCAGTTATACTGGTGGATATAGACAATTTTAAGATAATTAACGATGCAAAAGGGCACGCTGCCGGTGACTCTGTAATCAAAGCTGTAACCAGAATATGCAAAAACAGTATCCGCGGAAACGACCTCATCGCAAGGTGGGGCGGAGATGAATTCATAATGCTCATTTATGGCGACAGCAACACAGCAAGCACTATTGCAGAACGTATACAGAGATACATGAGCCAGGATGAAGAACTGCTTACCATAACCTCAGACATAGACGATATCACCTTAAGCATAGGTATATCAGAGTATACCGTAACGGATTCTGAAGACAGTATAACAATACGTGCCGACAAAGCTCTCTACAGTGCAAAAGAAAGCGGGCGCAACAAGGTCATAATAACGCAGTCTCCTCAGAAATACTGA
- a CDS encoding response regulator, with translation MVNSFVDNTPARILVVEDDRLTRKMLEGIFNSIGLEMILAENGEQGLELFRLHRPEIVLSDYNMPGMSGLEMFSVMRTEAPQTKLVLMTIYTDSDVLIKAINMGVDRFLEKPVYKDKLQHLLNLFLEDLRIAKELTRYQNLLKAYRYGVDSSTIFSLLDSEGCFTYVNSNFCIASQYSEKELLGEHYSIVRKTDDIYDIKSVDNRDNGDENVWHGYITSISKSGYEYLAEVNLLPIVENGKLAGYISIEKDMSLVVSRYTEQLQAFFDADSSVMFAYDSSMKLKLSNQAFLDYFRFDTTEAAAESGFNLRDYIVDIEGERSEKIPIGEQNIKELFRSDGTVSSSRVVIRKPPDEKESYFIVNVFELDQSYLGLDKLTVVRLNDITELEDLKQKELTGAMLASIGKLAAGVTHEINTPLTYIKGNIELLEWSLEDADRDSSQGELQEYFHSIKDGISRITLIIESMREVTGDAKFEFEHANLYETFVMAGRMVYNRSKHIAPIYINRKMLTMELKPDEEYMPAYIVPVMLGQVWIILLNNSLDQLAHRDLTFDEKSIMIDIEPNIKGYRITIKDNGGGIAPEMLNKLFELFSSSKKHKGMGIGLNIAKSIVEKHNGTIRAYNINNGAAFEINI, from the coding sequence ATGGTAAATTCTTTCGTGGACAATACCCCCGCCAGAATACTTGTAGTTGAGGATGACCGTCTTACCAGAAAAATGCTGGAGGGTATCTTCAACTCGATCGGGCTTGAGATGATTCTTGCTGAAAACGGCGAACAGGGTTTAGAATTGTTTCGTCTCCATCGCCCGGAAATAGTTCTTTCAGATTATAATATGCCTGGTATGAGCGGACTTGAGATGTTCAGTGTGATGCGCACTGAGGCACCGCAGACAAAGCTTGTCCTGATGACGATCTATACAGATTCAGATGTCCTTATTAAAGCTATTAACATGGGGGTGGACAGGTTTCTTGAGAAGCCTGTTTACAAAGATAAGCTACAGCATTTGCTTAATCTGTTCCTTGAGGATCTGCGGATTGCTAAAGAACTGACTCGCTACCAGAATCTTCTTAAGGCTTACAGGTATGGTGTAGATTCTTCAACTATCTTTTCACTTTTGGACAGTGAAGGTTGCTTTACCTATGTTAACAGTAATTTCTGCATCGCGTCCCAGTATTCTGAAAAAGAGCTTCTGGGGGAACATTACAGTATCGTACGCAAGACTGACGACATATATGATATTAAGTCAGTGGATAACAGAGACAACGGCGATGAGAATGTCTGGCACGGATACATCACTAGTATTTCAAAAAGCGGATATGAGTATCTTGCAGAGGTTAACCTGCTGCCCATTGTAGAGAACGGGAAATTGGCAGGGTACATTTCCATAGAAAAAGATATGAGTCTTGTTGTCTCGAGATATACCGAACAGCTTCAGGCTTTCTTTGATGCAGACAGCTCGGTGATGTTTGCATATGATTCGTCAATGAAACTTAAACTTTCAAATCAGGCTTTTCTGGATTATTTCCGTTTTGATACTACAGAAGCTGCTGCTGAGTCAGGCTTTAACCTGCGGGACTATATTGTTGACATTGAGGGTGAGCGAAGTGAGAAAATCCCCATAGGGGAACAAAATATAAAAGAACTTTTTCGAAGTGACGGAACAGTCAGCAGCTCCCGTGTTGTGATACGAAAACCACCCGATGAAAAAGAATCATATTTTATCGTCAATGTGTTTGAGCTGGATCAGTCGTATCTCGGGCTGGACAAGCTCACCGTGGTACGCCTTAATGATATAACAGAGCTGGAGGATCTTAAACAAAAAGAACTGACAGGGGCGATGCTTGCCTCAATCGGTAAGCTGGCTGCAGGAGTCACTCATGAAATCAATACTCCTCTTACATACATAAAAGGGAACATAGAGCTTCTGGAATGGAGTCTGGAAGACGCTGATCGTGATAGTAGTCAGGGAGAACTGCAGGAGTATTTTCATTCGATAAAAGATGGGATATCACGAATCACACTTATTATAGAGTCTATGAGAGAAGTTACCGGAGACGCAAAATTTGAGTTTGAACATGCAAACCTCTATGAGACTTTTGTCATGGCGGGTAGAATGGTTTACAACAGGTCTAAGCATATTGCTCCCATATACATCAATAGAAAAATGCTGACTATGGAGCTGAAACCTGATGAGGAGTATATGCCTGCGTATATTGTGCCTGTAATGTTGGGGCAGGTCTGGATAATCCTTTTGAACAACAGTTTAGACCAACTGGCTCATAGAGACTTAACATTTGATGAAAAATCTATTATGATTGACATCGAACCAAATATAAAGGGTTATAGAATAACAATTAAAGACAATGGAGGCGGGATTGCACCTGAGATGCTGAATAAACTTTTCGAGCTTTTTTCCAGTTCCAAAAAACACAAAGGGATGGGGATAGGGCTCAATATCGCAAAGAGTATAGTCGAAAAACACAATGGAACTATAAGAGCATATAATATTAACAATGGGGCGGCTTTTGAGATCAATATTTAA
- a CDS encoding thioredoxin family protein, with amino-acid sequence MKKSLAPIVIILIVISVVFFAIMPSTPQATKKLQEEISEAVADGKTVFLQLSSTGCVTCRKMKPEVEKALAEFENSNRYKIINIDVNSHKAIASHFAITGVPTQVILSGEGKEVFRNMGYMSFDNIKYAMTTATK; translated from the coding sequence ATGAAAAAATCCCTTGCGCCAATTGTAATAATATTAATTGTCATTTCTGTTGTGTTTTTCGCCATTATGCCGAGCACCCCGCAGGCAACCAAAAAACTACAGGAAGAAATATCAGAAGCAGTCGCAGACGGTAAAACCGTTTTTCTACAACTCAGCTCCACCGGCTGTGTCACATGCCGCAAGATGAAACCCGAGGTTGAAAAAGCACTGGCTGAGTTTGAAAACAGCAACCGTTATAAAATAATAAATATCGATGTAAACTCACATAAGGCAATCGCTTCACATTTCGCTATTACTGGGGTCCCTACACAAGTCATTCTCTCAGGAGAAGGGAAGGAAGTATTCCGCAATATGGGTTATATGTCCTTTGATAACATTAAATATGCAATGACAACAGCCACTAAATAA
- a CDS encoding cache domain-containing protein, with translation MKMFRPDLKFKILSLIFVFISVSAIILILSTYSKLRNDILQKNSEIFQTFTDIFHSEKDILTKKYSMSLDILMENRAVLDAFRLQDRNKLKSLINDLYNNRLKNFYDIEQLHFHLSPAVSLYRVHAPSKFGDDLSGFRKTVLKANLSKSMVAGLEVGRAGLGLRVVKPVWNNYDFIGTVELGGNINNLLSTPANATKIEYAVGIFMKSLEKSNFFDNKHNKITYKNMHIYDYSSPQIKDLITSSSIDRPDELIHAGNQYFMVKHIPLKDFSSDQIGYLLLSRDTTAEVSAMHTELLKQVIIIFSYALAAVALLSVILIKLIFSPLDKITNHITAVQKETDIPIKPVIIKGKSEIATLAAAFNLMNVKLAESFERINTQMHQIQEINTSLERRVSERTQQLELTNTRLKNAMGEIQFANEAKSEFLASMSHEIRTPMNAVLGLSYLMMQTELTGKQYDYISKIRSSANLLLEIVNDVLDFSKIEAGKLELETDVMNLKDNIKRIAGIIEVTVSKKNVSVQLEIDENIPDYLVGDSLRITQVLNNLATNAAKFTEQGHIEISAFLLTKNKNYAKIRITVSDTGIGIPTDKIPILFDSFTQVKRKNQKKQSGSGLGLSISKKILNAMESDITVESKEGEGSVFTFILTLMIADKDAIVTSCKNEEKLNNKRILVCEPAQQDCGSVTSFFRENMADVLNVTNQFSLIKQISKNTDCSSSLIFDMLVIDTSTLTDESFSMIRTAIENISKETFPPVILISGNSRITDAANEAIGDIRLFVVHKDQAMETLPSLAYELLMGEQSVKPDVECLKRTKHTNSGIKALIVDDNSINIQVVTEFADMLGLSYVTAKSGTEAVRKANESEFDIIFIDIIMPEMDGITATEKIRQNPKHAKTPIYALSASTMPEDVNRCRRAGMNGHIAKPVKLQDITMALRDCAIKTPSPEHTKPNEIDIPAGDELLNTEEALSNLNGNKKLYLELLTKYYSEYAGLDIKTRHMLKDSSPAQAKVFFHTIKGVAKTLGATKLSEYAEALEIMTDSHTQLLETPAMEHFCKEGRAIDLKLRDFLKNNPL, from the coding sequence ATGAAGATGTTCAGACCGGATCTTAAATTTAAAATTCTTTCTCTTATATTTGTGTTTATATCTGTCTCTGCGATTATATTAATACTTAGCACATACTCAAAGCTCCGCAATGATATTTTACAGAAAAATTCTGAGATTTTTCAAACCTTTACCGATATATTCCACAGCGAAAAAGACATTCTGACCAAAAAATACTCAATGTCTCTTGATATATTGATGGAAAACCGCGCCGTTCTTGATGCGTTCAGGTTACAGGACAGGAACAAACTAAAATCGCTCATAAATGACCTTTATAACAACAGGCTTAAAAACTTTTATGACATTGAACAGCTTCATTTCCACCTCTCACCAGCCGTGAGCTTATACAGAGTCCACGCCCCGAGTAAATTCGGAGATGATCTTTCAGGGTTCAGAAAAACAGTATTGAAGGCAAATCTGAGTAAAAGTATGGTTGCCGGGCTTGAAGTAGGGCGGGCAGGGCTCGGGCTGAGAGTTGTCAAACCCGTCTGGAATAACTATGATTTTATAGGTACAGTTGAACTTGGCGGCAACATCAATAACCTTTTGTCCACGCCGGCAAATGCGACAAAAATTGAATATGCTGTCGGCATTTTTATGAAATCTCTCGAAAAATCAAATTTTTTTGACAACAAACATAATAAGATAACATATAAAAACATGCACATCTATGACTACTCATCACCTCAGATAAAAGACCTTATAACATCAAGCAGTATCGACAGACCAGATGAGCTTATACATGCAGGCAATCAATATTTTATGGTAAAACATATTCCACTAAAAGACTTTTCATCCGACCAGATCGGATATCTGCTCTTAAGCAGAGACACCACAGCAGAAGTCAGTGCAATGCATACTGAACTCCTCAAACAGGTTATTATAATATTCTCATATGCCCTTGCTGCGGTGGCTCTTCTGAGCGTTATTCTTATTAAACTCATCTTTAGCCCTCTGGATAAAATCACCAATCACATCACTGCCGTTCAGAAAGAAACAGATATCCCTATAAAGCCAGTAATCATTAAGGGGAAATCAGAAATAGCAACTCTGGCAGCAGCTTTTAACCTTATGAATGTTAAGCTTGCAGAAAGCTTTGAGAGAATCAATACCCAGATGCACCAGATACAGGAGATAAACACCAGTCTGGAAAGACGTGTAAGCGAACGTACGCAGCAACTGGAGTTGACCAACACACGTCTTAAAAACGCAATGGGGGAAATACAGTTTGCGAATGAGGCTAAAAGCGAATTTCTCGCAAGCATGAGTCATGAAATACGAACCCCCATGAACGCTGTTCTGGGATTAAGCTATCTTATGATGCAGACCGAACTGACCGGCAAACAGTACGACTATATTAGTAAAATCAGAAGCTCTGCCAACCTCCTCTTAGAAATAGTCAATGATGTCCTTGATTTTTCAAAAATTGAGGCGGGAAAGCTGGAACTTGAAACTGATGTTATGAACCTTAAAGACAATATCAAACGTATTGCGGGCATAATAGAAGTTACTGTAAGCAAAAAAAATGTATCAGTGCAACTGGAGATTGATGAAAACATACCTGACTACCTTGTGGGTGATTCTTTGCGGATCACTCAGGTTTTGAACAATCTCGCCACAAATGCAGCAAAATTCACGGAGCAGGGGCACATTGAAATATCCGCATTCCTGCTGACCAAAAATAAAAACTATGCAAAAATCCGCATAACAGTCAGCGATACCGGTATAGGCATCCCTACGGATAAGATCCCCATCCTCTTCGATTCCTTTACACAGGTTAAAAGGAAAAATCAGAAAAAGCAGAGCGGTTCCGGTCTGGGACTTTCGATATCTAAAAAGATACTCAATGCCATGGAATCCGATATAACTGTTGAAAGCAAGGAAGGTGAAGGCTCTGTCTTTACATTTATTCTCACTCTGATGATAGCAGATAAAGACGCCATCGTCACATCCTGCAAAAATGAAGAAAAACTAAACAATAAAAGAATCCTAGTCTGTGAACCTGCTCAACAAGACTGCGGTTCGGTTACGTCCTTTTTCAGAGAAAACATGGCAGACGTGCTCAATGTCACCAATCAGTTTAGCCTGATAAAACAAATCAGCAAAAATACAGACTGTAGCAGTTCGCTAATTTTTGATATGCTGGTGATTGACACAAGCACGCTCACAGACGAATCATTCAGTATGATCAGAACGGCAATAGAAAATATCTCTAAGGAAACTTTTCCGCCGGTTATACTCATATCAGGAAACAGCAGGATAACCGACGCCGCTAACGAGGCAATAGGCGATATCAGACTATTCGTAGTTCATAAAGATCAGGCAATGGAAACACTGCCGTCTCTTGCCTATGAGCTGCTCATGGGAGAACAATCCGTTAAACCTGATGTTGAATGCCTCAAACGGACGAAACATACTAACAGCGGTATCAAAGCACTTATCGTGGATGATAACAGTATAAACATACAGGTTGTCACTGAGTTCGCAGACATGCTGGGGCTGTCGTATGTGACAGCCAAAAGCGGAACCGAAGCCGTTAGAAAGGCAAATGAGTCTGAGTTTGACATTATCTTCATAGACATCATAATGCCGGAAATGGACGGCATTACAGCAACTGAAAAAATACGCCAAAACCCTAAACATGCCAAAACACCCATATATGCACTCTCCGCAAGCACTATGCCGGAAGACGTCAACAGATGCAGACGTGCAGGAATGAATGGACACATAGCTAAACCTGTAAAGCTTCAGGACATAACAATGGCTCTCAGAGACTGCGCAATAAAGACGCCCTCTCCTGAACATACAAAGCCGAATGAAATAGATATTCCTGCCGGTGATGAACTTCTGAATACGGAAGAAGCCCTTTCAAACCTCAACGGGAATAAAAAACTTTACCTTGAGCTGCTCACAAAATACTATTCAGAGTATGCAGGACTGGACATCAAAACCAGGCATATGCTGAAAGACTCTTCACCTGCTCAGGCAAAAGTCTTCTTTCATACGATAAAAGGGGTAGCCAAAACTCTGGGAGCTACCAAACTCAGCGAATATGCCGAAGCTCTTGAGATCATGACTGATAGTCACACACAACTCCTGGAAACTCCAGCAATGGAACATTTCTGTAAAGAAGGGAGAGCTATCGACCTTAAGCTGAGAGATTTTCTGAAGAATAATCCACTCTAA
- a CDS encoding helix-turn-helix domain-containing protein, with amino-acid sequence MPDEINIGKVSFLGSRLKDEIKRTGQSQLEFAKKLGISPSRLSNYVTGARLPDIFTLNSIADLLGIPLDSLLSDDYDCKGRRFPRRYLLTVYEGGSVSISEETALL; translated from the coding sequence ATGCCGGATGAGATAAATATAGGAAAAGTCAGCTTTCTAGGAAGCAGACTAAAAGATGAAATAAAGAGAACCGGTCAGAGCCAGTTAGAATTTGCTAAGAAGCTGGGGATAAGTCCGTCAAGGCTCAGTAACTATGTCACAGGGGCAAGACTGCCTGATATCTTCACACTGAACAGCATCGCGGATCTTCTGGGGATACCTCTTGACAGTTTGCTGTCTGATGACTATGACTGCAAAGGCAGACGGTTTCCGCGAAGATACTTGCTTACTGTTTACGAAGGGGGATCTGTCAGTATTTCTGAGGAGACTGCGTTATTATGA
- a CDS encoding EAL domain-containing protein — MKSSLLSEIQTIIQQEMIKIEFQPIVSLKLKKAVGVEALSRGIHPVTNEIIPPVKLFENAAKCGMTLELDRLCRRSAMREFVKFKNSDEMVLFLNFDPAVLDINTTLHEKSWTVKYADDAGLDYNNIAVEITESQIENNYKLEQITEKYSSIGMFVVLDDFGALHSNLNRLVISRPDIIKIDKQLINNVSESYYQQSIIKSIIDLAKKIGSLTLAEGVETKQDVLKCHELGADLFQGFYFARPQGIEDMESIEFGPVMDMISYEIKEYMSANIEIKKSQHAKFENIFDKILAFLTKCNECCFEKRLEESVRMNDDIECIYVLDKDGIQIGDTVCRLDLQFADNNLFHPSKAGTDHSLKEYFYYISSLNLTSYYTDPYISLATGILCRTMAKKFECDGKLHVLCIDFIDKKSCQIF; from the coding sequence GTGAAAAGCAGCCTTCTTTCAGAAATACAGACTATAATACAACAGGAAATGATCAAAATTGAATTCCAGCCTATAGTCAGCCTGAAACTGAAGAAAGCGGTCGGAGTGGAAGCACTCAGCAGAGGCATTCACCCAGTCACAAACGAGATAATACCACCTGTTAAGCTCTTTGAAAATGCAGCAAAATGCGGAATGACACTTGAGCTGGACAGGTTATGCCGACGTTCTGCCATGCGAGAGTTCGTTAAATTTAAGAATTCAGACGAAATGGTGCTCTTCCTTAATTTTGACCCTGCCGTACTGGATATAAACACAACTCTCCATGAAAAATCGTGGACTGTAAAATATGCAGACGATGCAGGACTTGATTACAACAATATTGCTGTGGAAATAACAGAATCTCAGATAGAAAATAATTATAAACTGGAACAGATAACAGAAAAATACTCAAGCATCGGCATGTTTGTTGTCCTTGATGATTTCGGAGCACTTCACTCAAACCTTAACAGACTTGTAATCTCAAGACCTGACATAATAAAGATAGACAAGCAGCTTATCAATAACGTGAGTGAAAGCTATTACCAGCAGTCGATTATCAAATCAATCATTGACCTTGCAAAGAAAATAGGATCACTAACCCTCGCTGAAGGGGTTGAAACAAAACAAGATGTCCTTAAGTGTCATGAACTGGGTGCGGATCTTTTTCAGGGGTTTTACTTTGCCAGACCTCAGGGCATTGAGGATATGGAATCAATTGAATTCGGTCCTGTAATGGACATGATTTCCTATGAGATAAAGGAATACATGTCAGCCAACATCGAGATAAAAAAATCACAACATGCCAAGTTCGAAAATATCTTTGATAAGATACTCGCTTTTCTCACAAAATGTAACGAATGCTGCTTTGAAAAACGACTGGAAGAATCTGTCAGAATGAACGATGACATCGAATGCATATATGTGCTTGATAAAGACGGCATACAAATTGGTGATACAGTCTGCCGGCTCGATCTTCAGTTTGCAGACAACAACCTCTTTCACCCGTCCAAAGCAGGAACAGACCACTCTTTAAAAGAATATTTCTACTACATAAGCAGCCTGAACCTCACAAGCTATTATACCGACCCTTACATATCTCTCGCAACCGGCATCCTGTGCCGAACCATGGCAAAGAAATTCGAATGCGACGGTAAACTTCACGTTCTCTGCATAGACTTTATAGACAAGAAATCCTGCCAGATTTTTTAA
- a CDS encoding EAL domain-containing protein yields MLRDIDIHNIIAEKNVVTLFQPVISLREKRIIAFEALTRGICSETGAIIHPMELFSAAKAENCSTELDRLCRKNALKAFKTIPDHEKYILFINFDTTAIEANDPDVKRITQEYTDEQGLDYSSISIEIVESKIDNQDNLADFVDHYRKLGYYVSLDDFGAMHSNMNRIIVSKPDIIKIDMELIKDVHLNYYQQSILSSIIDLAKKTGALTLAEGLEAAEDIVTCYELGIDLYQGFYFFRPCIDIQGNYPFIETRIDYLVMLIKNKLKENVLIRKNQHLSFDFIINILKEGAQDCDVENYIKFLSQQITNFDEIERVFLLDESGHQPFKSISNICINSKKQRSFLMMHEYNADHSLKDYFYYLDKIESDRFYTETYLSSVTGKVLRTMSSRMEIQSKKYVLCVEFVDTVSAQKHYNRSAGELKR; encoded by the coding sequence ATGTTAAGAGATATAGATATACACAACATTATTGCTGAAAAAAATGTTGTAACATTATTTCAGCCGGTTATAAGTTTGCGGGAAAAAAGAATAATAGCATTTGAGGCACTGACAAGGGGTATATGCTCCGAAACAGGAGCCATTATTCACCCTATGGAACTTTTCAGCGCAGCAAAAGCAGAAAACTGCTCAACCGAGCTGGACAGACTTTGCCGTAAAAATGCGCTTAAAGCCTTTAAGACTATACCAGACCACGAAAAATACATTCTATTCATAAACTTTGATACCACTGCAATAGAAGCAAACGACCCGGATGTCAAACGCATAACACAGGAATATACCGATGAACAGGGGCTTGACTACTCCTCTATATCTATTGAAATAGTTGAATCGAAAATAGATAATCAGGATAATCTTGCAGATTTTGTCGACCACTACCGCAAGCTTGGTTACTATGTGTCACTTGATGATTTCGGAGCTATGCACTCGAATATGAACAGAATAATTGTCTCAAAGCCTGATATCATAAAGATTGATATGGAACTTATCAAAGATGTCCACCTAAACTACTATCAACAATCAATCCTGAGCTCGATAATAGATCTCGCAAAGAAAACAGGAGCTCTCACCCTTGCAGAGGGGCTGGAGGCAGCCGAAGATATTGTAACCTGTTATGAACTGGGCATAGACCTTTATCAGGGCTTCTATTTCTTTCGTCCATGTATTGATATACAGGGAAATTATCCTTTCATAGAAACACGCATAGACTATCTTGTCATGCTGATAAAAAATAAGCTGAAAGAAAATGTTCTTATCAGAAAAAATCAACATCTAAGTTTCGATTTCATCATCAACATATTAAAAGAAGGAGCACAAGATTGTGATGTTGAAAATTACATAAAATTTCTGTCACAGCAGATAACCAATTTTGATGAAATTGAACGTGTCTTTCTGTTGGACGAATCCGGGCATCAGCCTTTCAAGTCCATAAGCAATATCTGCATAAACTCCAAAAAACAGCGTTCATTCCTCATGATGCACGAATATAATGCTGATCATTCACTTAAAGATTACTTTTATTACCTTGACAAAATTGAGTCTGACAGGTTTTATACAGAGACATATCTATCTTCTGTGACAGGGAAAGTTCTTCGTACGATGTCTAGCAGGATGGAAATTCAATCAAAGAAATATGTACTCTGCGTAGAGTTTGTGGATACTGTTTCCGCTCAGAAACACTACAATAGAAGTGCCGGAGAACTTAAACGGTGA
- a CDS encoding helix-turn-helix domain-containing protein produces the protein MQYKKIADRLKELRKALDMSQTDFGRKIGKNYHSVMRWELGRVLPPSNVIVHICESFDVSPDWLKSGKGKMFLNSDPYIAEAETAPYDFQQEKISLQPDSIFMPDGAAAMKAASGSTPPVSENDIIVYNPACDVDGDGMYLIEDNYGDCYVRFYKKADRLFHSKRPDYPDVDYSQAKVTGKVIKIMREIIF, from the coding sequence ATGCAATATAAAAAAATAGCAGACAGGCTCAAAGAGCTTCGTAAAGCACTGGACATGTCACAAACAGATTTTGGCAGAAAAATTGGTAAGAACTATCACTCTGTCATGCGTTGGGAGCTTGGCAGAGTGCTCCCGCCATCAAATGTGATAGTGCACATCTGCGAATCTTTCGATGTTTCCCCTGACTGGCTGAAGTCAGGCAAAGGCAAAATGTTTCTGAACAGTGACCCGTATATTGCTGAAGCAGAAACCGCACCATATGACTTTCAGCAGGAAAAAATATCATTGCAGCCCGACAGTATATTCATGCCTGACGGGGCTGCCGCTATGAAAGCAGCAAGCGGCTCCACACCGCCTGTAAGCGAAAATGACATCATAGTCTATAATCCGGCTTGTGATGTTGACGGAGATGGGATGTACCTTATTGAAGATAACTATGGGGACTGTTACGTGCGTTTCTACAAGAAGGCTGACAGACTTTTTCATTCTAAAAGACCAGACTACCCTGATGTTGATTATTCACAGGCAAAGGTTACCGGTAAGGTGATAAAAATTATGCGGGAAATTATTTTTTAA